In Zingiber officinale cultivar Zhangliang chromosome 8B, Zo_v1.1, whole genome shotgun sequence, a single genomic region encodes these proteins:
- the LOC122014560 gene encoding V-type proton ATPase subunit D-like, whose translation MSGQGQRLTVVPTVTMLGVMKARLVGATRGHALLKKKSDALTVQFRAILKQIVSTKESMGDIMRSSSFALTEVKYVTGDNIKHVVLESVKSASLRVRSRQENVAGVKLPRFEHFVDHGAGDAKSDLTGLARGGQQIQSCRVAFVKAIEVLVELASLQTSFLTLDEAIKTTNRRVNALENVVKPRLENTISYIKAELDELEREDFFRLKKIQGYKKREIQRQEQAAKKFAEEQHADKISLKKGISIKSAYNLLEAGAGKDEDIIF comes from the coding sequence ATGTCTGGTCAAGGTCAGCGTTTGACTGTGGTCCCAACAGTAACAATGCTTGGTGTGATGAAGGCTCGGCTTGTTGGTGCCACCCGAGGCCATGCTCTTCTCAAGAAGAAGAGTGATGCCCTCACAGTGCAATTTCGTGCCATCTTGAAGCAAATTGTTTCCACGAAGGAGTCCATGGGTGACATTATGCGCAGCTCTTCCTTTGCGCTCACTGAGGTTAAGTATGTCACCGGAGACAATATAAAGCATGTTGTGCTTGAGTCCGTTAAATCTGCATCTCTTAGGGTAAGATCCCGCCAGGAGAATGTTGCTGGTGTCAAGCTACCCCGCTTTGAGCACTTTGTGGACCATGGTGCTGGGGATGCCAAGTCTGATCTTACTGGTCTAGCACGTGGTGGTCAGCAGATTCAGTCTTGTCGTGTTGCATTTGTCAAGGCGATTGAGGTTCTTGTTGAGCTTGCTTCTCTTCAAACCTCATTCCTTACCCTTGATGAAGCTATTAAAACCACTAACAGGAGGGTTAATGCCCTTGAGAATGTTGTCAAGCCACGCCTTGAGAACACCATTAGCTACATCAAGGCAGAACTCGATGAACTTGAGCGAGAGGATTTCTTCCGTCTTAAGAAGATTCAGGGGTACAAAAAGCGGGAGATTCAGCGTCAGGAGCAAGCTGCAAAGAAGTTTGCTGAGGAGCAGCATGCTGATAAGATCTCACTAAAGAAGGGAA